The Puntigrus tetrazona isolate hp1 chromosome 4, ASM1883169v1, whole genome shotgun sequence genome includes a window with the following:
- the si:ch1073-67j19.1 gene encoding uncharacterized protein si:ch1073-67j19.1, which translates to MKTSTLLCLCFLGFSLAVEDVYEHLWEKNKDIASATIESDFLRQMENGSLQAERYVNFTIQDIGYLLKVTKMLKRMSAKVALPEDIKTFMEGRYSSYKSFADFMLKQYFFKGEPPIQETPAMKQYLSYYRHLMMNEDPLYFAVGLLPCSRLWLWLADNLSTPPTNAYYTWKVENMEGNPEKHYKALLNKHLNTTAKVQKANVVFRAQMQHERDFFYSS; encoded by the exons ATGAAGACCTCCACCCTCCTGTGTCTTTGTTTCTTAGGCTTCAG TCTGGCCGTGGAGGACGTGTATGAACATCTGTGGGAGAAGAATAAAGACATCGCCAGTGCGACAATTGAGTCGGACTTCCTCAGACAAATGGAGAACGGCAGCCTGCAGGCGGAGCGATACGTCAACTTCACCATCCAAGACATCGGCTATCTACTCAAAGTTACCAAGATGCTGAAGAGAATGAGTGCAAAAGTAGCTCTGCCCGAGGACATCAAGACCTTCATGGAAGGCAGATACTCCAGCTACAAAAGTTTCGCAGACTTCATGCTCAAACAATACTTTTTCAAG GGTGAGCCTCCCATTCAGGAAACTCCAGCTATGAAGCAGTATCTCTCGTACTACAGACACCTGATGATGAATGAAGACCCGCTGTACTTCGCTGTGGGTCTTCTGCCCTGCTCCAGACTCTGGCTTTGGCTGGCGGATAATCTCAGCACTCCTCCAACCAATGCCTACTACACCTGGAAGGTGGAGAATATGGAAGGCAATCCCGAGAAACACTACAAAGCTCTGCTGAACAAGCATCTGAACACAACCGCGAAGGTGCAGAAGGCTAATGTTGTTTTCCGCGCTCAGATGCAGCACGAGCGCGATTTCTTCTACTCGTCTTGA